One Nostoc sp. CENA543 genomic window, ATAAACGAGGAGATTAAAACCAAAATTACAGTAATGGTGTTTTGGGATTGACTTAGGTTCTACAGTCAAAGATTCTCCACGAATTTTTAAATGCAAAGCATTCGTATTTTCGTAATCATCCTCGTTCTCAATTTCTACTGGATATAGGGTTGCAAATAACCCATTTCCTATGTCTGGACGGTTGCTAAAAGCAGTAATTGCTAATACAGGTTGAATACCAGCAAGACCATACCAATGTACGAGTTCCTCAAAGACTAGAACCCAGTAATAATCATTCCGAAAACCTGTCAATCTAGCAGATACCATGTCAATGTTTATCTTGCCAAAACCTGGAAAATCAAGATTTCTATGAGCTTGGTCTAGGCACTCTAAGATTTCATGAACGGTATAAGCTACCATACATATTTTAATAGGCTATGTGCAAATTTGTTACATTGATTTGAAATAAGGTTGTGACAAATGGACTGCTGAAAAGCTCAACATTAAAGCAGTCCAAAATCCAAAATCCAAAATCCAAAATTCAAAATGGTGTTAGCTGTTCTTACTTTAATTGTTCATGGGCAGCTAAAATAATTTTTTCTGTTTCTTCCCAACCGATACAGGGGTCAGTTACAGAAATGCCATACTTGAGTTCCTCTTTGGGACAATTAATTGGTTGATTGCCTTCAGATAGATTTGATTCTAACATCATGCCTACAATAGATGTATTACCATCAATAATTTGTTGCACGACATTTTCTAAGACAGAAGATTGTAATTTGTAATTTTTATTCGTATTGCCGTGGCTACAATCAATCACGATACGTGGCGGTAAATTAGCTTGTTTTAATTGTGTTTCTACTTGTTGTACACTCTCGGCATCAAAGTTGGGTTGACTACCACCGCGTAAAATTACATGACCGTAAGCATTACCTTTAGTTTCAAATACACTCACCTGTCCTTTAGGATTAATTCCTAAGAAATTATGGGGAGTTCTGGCAGAATGTAAGGCATTTAAGGCGACTTGAATGTTGCCATCTGTACCATTTTTAAAACCTACAGGCATTGATAAACCACTGGCCATTTCACGGTGAGTTTGAGATTCAGTTGTGCGTGCGCCAATTGCTGACCAAGTAATTAATTCGCCGATGTATTGCGGAATAATAGGATCTAAGGCTTCTGTAGCACTAGGCAATCCTAATTCTGCCAATTGCACTAATAGTTTTCTCGCAATTATTAGACCCTTTTCAACATGGAAAGAATCATCCATATTAGGGTCGTTAATTAAACCTTTCCAACCTACTGTGGTTCGGGGTTTTTCAAAATAAACCCGCATAATTAGTAATAGCTTATCTTGGACGCGATCGCTTAAATCTTTCAGTCGTTTTGCATACTCTAATGCCGCTTCTGGGTCATGAATTGAACAAGGGCCAACTACTATAAATTTACGTCTATCTTGAAAGTCTAAAATTTGTTCTATTTCTTTGCGAAATTTCCAAACAGTTTGTTCCGCAGTTTTTGTTAAGGGTACTTTAGATTTTATTTCGTTAGGGGTTAAGAGAACGTGGCAATTTTTAATATTGGTGTTAAATAATTTGTTGTGCATGGAGAAGTTGTCTTGATGGTTGAGATGGAATTTTGAGTCCGATTAGTATCCATATTGTAAATGAAACACAGGATACAGATTCATTTACTTTTTTGGCAAGTCAGAAAAATCAGACATAACAGCTAGGGTTACGGCAATAAAAAAGGGAGAGTATTTCCCCTCCCTAGAAGTTGAACCTGAGATTTCAGTATATTTTATTACTGCCAAACAAATACTTTGGCTTCGTAAGACCCAATATCGGTCATAATCCCATCATCACCGGCTTCTACGTCGTAATCTCCTGTCCACTCGTGCCATGTACCACCACAGGGAAAATTAGGAACGTGATAACCTGCGAGGAAATTTTCGGAGAAATTCACTACTACAACCACACGAGAACCTTCTTCATTCCAACGACTGTAGGCTAATACCTGAGCTTCGTGATTTTCGTGAATAAAATCAATATTTTCTGTGTAGAGGGCATGGTTATTTTTACGTAATTGAATCAACCCTTTGTAGTATTCAAATAAACTACTATTTAGGTCATTACCTAAGAGTTGCCAATCTATTTTTGCTGATTCCTGCTGTTTAGGCTTGTATTCCCCAAATTCTTCACCCATCCAAATTAGGGGTACGCCGACGGATGTTAAGAGGATAGCTACGCCGAGTTTAGCGCGTTTAAAAGCTTCCTCAGCGAAAATATTGCGATCGCCTAACTCCACCATGAGATGATGATGGTCATGGTTAGTTAAGTAATTCACCACATTAGTTGCACCTAAAAAGCCTTGACGCTTACAGTCAATGACATCTTTGAGGTTCTCTAAATCAAAGGTATCGCCGCAAATATGAGCTTTGATGGTGTGGTAGAAGCTATCATGCCAACAGCCATCCATCGGCCCGTCAACATTAGTAATGCTAGTAGTTTCTGGGATGTGTTCTGCCACATTATAAAATGGTTTTGCACCAGCAGTTTTTTTAGTTTCCTGCACAATCCAGTGCATAAAATCGTAGTTACCTAGTTGTCTAGCAGCATCATAACGAATGCCGTCTATATGATATTCTTCAATCCAAAACCGCACCGTATCACCAATAAATTTTCGGGCTGGATAGATATCTAAATTTTCATCATAGAGTTCATAATTAAATTCTGGCCCCCAGTTATTATCAGGGTCACGGGGTTCATGGTGGTACCAATAATCATGGTCGATTTGTGTTAATGGACTAGAGGCTTCTGAGTGGTTATAAATCCCATCCATTAAGACACGAATTCCCCGATGATGACACTCATCAATTAAACGTTTTAAATCTGCTGTTGAACCATAGCTAGATTCTGTTGCAAAAAAATAGCGGGGATTGTAACCCCAACTATAATCACCAGGATATTCTTTCACAGGCATTAACTCAATAGCGTTGATGCCTAATTCACATAAGTAATCTAATTTCTCAATAACGTGTTTATATTTTCCCCGTGCATAGGGGT contains:
- a CDS encoding 3-deoxy-7-phosphoheptulonate synthase; translation: MHNKLFNTNIKNCHVLLTPNEIKSKVPLTKTAEQTVWKFRKEIEQILDFQDRRKFIVVGPCSIHDPEAALEYAKRLKDLSDRVQDKLLLIMRVYFEKPRTTVGWKGLINDPNMDDSFHVEKGLIIARKLLVQLAELGLPSATEALDPIIPQYIGELITWSAIGARTTESQTHREMASGLSMPVGFKNGTDGNIQVALNALHSARTPHNFLGINPKGQVSVFETKGNAYGHVILRGGSQPNFDAESVQQVETQLKQANLPPRIVIDCSHGNTNKNYKLQSSVLENVVQQIIDGNTSIVGMMLESNLSEGNQPINCPKEELKYGISVTDPCIGWEETEKIILAAHEQLK
- a CDS encoding alpha-amylase family glycosyl hydrolase, whose protein sequence is MKNSIEFKLFAPYNKGAAVIGDFSDWQEIPMEKGDDGYFRTHVDLEDGTYKYKFRVQTKSWFFEEEQWVDVTDPYATDIDELSGKDNGVIRIKDGEIIVDTYVWQYDNQPLPADHELVIYELHVSDFSGGEDDPYARGKYKHVIEKLDYLCELGINAIELMPVKEYPGDYSWGYNPRYFFATESSYGSTADLKRLIDECHHRGIRVLMDGIYNHSEASSPLTQIDHDYWYHHEPRDPDNNWGPEFNYELYDENLDIYPARKFIGDTVRFWIEEYHIDGIRYDAARQLGNYDFMHWIVQETKKTAGAKPFYNVAEHIPETTSITNVDGPMDGCWHDSFYHTIKAHICGDTFDLENLKDVIDCKRQGFLGATNVVNYLTNHDHHHLMVELGDRNIFAEEAFKRAKLGVAILLTSVGVPLIWMGEEFGEYKPKQQESAKIDWQLLGNDLNSSLFEYYKGLIQLRKNNHALYTENIDFIHENHEAQVLAYSRWNEEGSRVVVVVNFSENFLAGYHVPNFPCGGTWHEWTGDYDVEAGDDGIMTDIGSYEAKVFVWQ